The Schistocerca piceifrons isolate TAMUIC-IGC-003096 chromosome 5, iqSchPice1.1, whole genome shotgun sequence genome has a segment encoding these proteins:
- the LOC124798156 gene encoding uncharacterized protein LOC124798156, whose translation MHKNGVGLLLPKSSKKSLLEWKPVSERIITARFKTNVRYVTVIQCYAPTEIAKGELKDAFYTELNGVLRQINSRDIKILMGDLNAKVGSENEGLEHIMGVHGMGIRNVNGELLIDTCAQHDLVIGGTLFPHRNCHKITWVSPDHVTENQIDHIVISRKFRHSLLDVRNRRGADVGSDHHLVLAEFRLKIVANRTKLNHRCKKIEVARLKDQQIKETFALELQNRFQVLSEENFMEEGIETCWQKIENCYLDVGEKILGFKAHQRKEWISDAMWNEISHRKELKLKLNFCKTKAQKSEAHKEYMEAKKKVKTLLRRDKRKWIDEQAKLAEEAARQGNMKDLYNITKRLSMKNFRHEGPVKNKNGVMLTTRQAQLQRWEEPSGNC comes from the coding sequence ATGCACAAGAATGGTGTAGGGCTCTTACTACctaaaagcagcaagaagagcttactggagtggaaaccagtctcagaacggataataaccgcacgctttaaaacaaatgtgcgatatgtcactgtaattcaatgctatgcacctactgaaatagctaaaggagaattaaaagatgcattttatacagagcttaacGGAGTTCTTAGACAGATAAATTctagggacataaaaattttaatgggtgacttgaacgcaaaagttggttcagaaaatgaagggcttGAACATATCATGGGTGTGCATGGCATGGGGATCAGGAATGTAAACGGTGAACTGTTGATAGATACATGCGCTCAACAtgacctagtcattggaggcacattgtttccacatcgtaactgccataagataacatgggtttctccagaccacgttaccgaaaatcaaatagaccacatagtcataagtcgcaagttccgacactctctgttagatgtcagaaatagaagaggggcagacgttggaagtgaccaccacctagttttagcggaattcagactgaagatagtggcaaatagaaccaagctcaatcaTAGGTGCAAGAAAATAGAGGTGGCAAGAttaaaagaccaacagatcaaagaaacatttgcccttgaactacaaaacagattccaggtcctctctgaagaaaactttatggaagagggaattgaaacGTGCTGGCAAAAAATCGAGAACTGTTATTTAGATGTGGGAGAAAAAATCCTAGGATTTAaggcacatcaaaggaaggaatggatctccgatgctatgtggaatgaaatcagccacaggaaagaactaaaacttaagttaaatttttgtaagacaaaagcgcagaagagcgaagcgcataaagaatacatggaggcaaagaaaaaagtgaaaacattgctacgtcgagataaaaggaaatggatagatgagcaagcaaaattagcagaagaggcagcaagacaaggaaatatgaaagacCTCTACAACATTACCAaacggttgtcaatgaagaacttcagacatgaaggaccagttaagaacaagaatggtgtgatgcttacaactcgacaggcacagctacagagatgggaggagccttcagggaactgttaa